The nucleotide sequence ccattgtgtcaagcacatttgtacgtttgttgccatcatcactttcaaaacattttctttctgctttagtccttgatatcagctccttatttcccccccctccccgctcctccctccctcattaacccttgataatttataaattattttgtcatatcttacacagtccgacgtctctcttcacccactttctgttgtccatctcccagagagtaggttatatgtagatccttgcaatcagttccccttgtcttccccaccttccctctgctctccaggtattgccactctcaccactggtcctgaagggatcatctgtcctggattccctgtgtttccagttcctatctgtaccagtatacatcttctggtctagccagatttgtagagtagaattgggattatgataatgggggggagatgcatttaggaagtagaggaaagttgtatatttcatcattgatacgctgcaccctgactggcttgtctcctcctcatgaccattctgtaaggaggtgtccagttgcctactgataggCTTTGGTtctcaactctgcactcaccctaatttaaaatgataagattttttattctttgatgactAACTTTTATCTCTATTTCCTAGGATTgaacaaaaatttttttcaagCACAAAGAAAATCTATATCATACCTCAGCATTGTATAAGAAATTATATATGCAGTACAATGAGAGTCACTTGTAGAAAATAATagttttaatgtatttttttaattttaaatatgtttttaaaatgtcccTGTATTGTGCAATATTATTCAAGCTTGAAGATCAAATTGGATTGTTTCTTAATGGTAGAGTATTATAAACcccaaaatgaaaataatatacatATTATTCTGTAACAAATTTGACTCTAATTATATTAAAAACATTCTCCAACTAAAGAATATAAACTTACAAAGTCTCTATGGAAACAGGATTATTTTGGAATACAGCATCTAATAGTTGAATATTTCTTTACATTTCAATAACTTCTGCATTTAATATTAGGCAAATAATAAGTTTGTGAATAAAAGAGGATGTGGTATAATCGCCCTTCCTTGGCACAGGAATAGAATTAATCATGGAACTAACCCTGAATGCTCTCATACCAGTTTATTAATTCAATTTTATCTCACAAATGAAGCCATAGCACACTCATATTTTCCTATGGTCTGCCACCAGCTATAATTATAATTAAATTCCCAATTACCCAAGAATGTCTACATCTACATGATTTTAATATATCACAACTTGAATGGAACACAGCTGACCTAAAACCAACTGAGATGCTTATTGACAAGTAGCTAACTTTATATAGGAATTTCAGAGGTGTTTTATCCCTCTTTCCAATGACCATTAAAGCTTTTTTACAATATATTACTATATAACACCAAGTTAGTTCATgtcatgaaaataatattttataagaaaaaaaatttacaatTTCAAAGATTAAAAGTAGAGTCTCCCCATTGAGCACACTGTCAACAGCACAACTATTGTCAGAATTGTTGTCAACAAGGAATATTTATTGTGAATCCAACAATGTACTAAACTCAGTGTCAAAATAATGGATATTTGTCCAAGAGAATTTAGTATTTAAAATAGAAGAACCATAAGTATGTGAGTGTACGTGtgtaacaaaccaaaagcaggttgCACactaaatcatattaattatggggTGTGTTCTAGAAAATTTTGCaccaaaaagataaaaacaaaccacTATATCTTTAGGCTCTGTTTCACAGAATTTTTAAGAATTACATTTTAAATAAGATGAAAATCaatgaatattttaaatttaatgcTTTAAATAAGCAGATCTACTGTCAGTTCACTAACTGGGTTCTAATAATGATTGATTACTTTTAAAGCCCATTGGAAATAAAATCATATAACATAGATAATgggaaaaattattaaataaggaTATTACAATTTTGCCTAAGTGTCTCTGTATCAACATCATTTAATCGAGGCTAATTATGCTTTTGACAACACTATCTAATAATTCACATTTTATTCTATAAACCAagaaagattttgttttgttttttacaccaAGAAAATCCATCTTTCGACAACTGGATACATTTACAAAATATAGGCCCAAACCTAATTTGTAACATTTAGATATTCTAATTATTGATATACTTTAAATATAGATATTTGCACTTTTAATAATGGATAACTTTAAAATGACCCCTGAACCACACAGGTGTGCAACAGTTCTAATAATAAAATCTTTGAATAGAATTTTCTTCAGAGCCTCTCCTACATCCTTGTTTCTTAGGCTGTAGATTAGGGGGTTTAACATAGGAGTTAGGGTTGTATAAAATACAGAGAgaccttggttttgttctgaggtgCAAAAAGAACTGGGAAGCATGTAGATGAATATAGTTGGGCCAAAGTATAGAAGCACAACCATCAGATGGGAAGAGCAGGTGGTGAAAGCTTTATTTCGCCCCTTTGAAGAACGCATGTGGAGAACACTGAGAAAGATGAGTGTGTAGGAAGTAAGGATGAGGGCAAAGGGTATGAGAAGAAGTAAAATTCCCATCACTAAAACTACTTTCTCATAGGCTGACGTGTCCTCACATGAGAGCTTGAGGAGTGATGGGAGCTCACAGAAGAAATGATGGATTTCTCTTGAGCCACATCTGGGAAAATGCATGGTATAGGTAGTATGAGCTAACGAATTAATTGCTCCCCCAACCCAGGACACAATGGCCATCTGCAGGCACACTTTAGGGTTCATAATAAGCATGTATCTCAAAGGATTACAAATAGCCACATATCGGTCATATGCCATAAGGGTTAACAGAATACATTCACTGCCTCCCAAAGCTACGTAAAAATATACCTGAGACCAACAGCCAATGTATGAAATGCCTGATGCCCCTGAGAAAAAGTTGGTTAACATCTTGGGAACAGTTGTAGATATGAGGGAGATGTCCATGAtggagagctggctgagcaggaaGTACATGGGAGTGTGGAGACGGGGATCGATACAGATGAGAAGGATCAGGATGGTGTTCCCTGTGATGGCAACCAGGTAGACAAGGAGGATGGTGCAGATGAGTAATTCAATGTGACTTATTCCAGGGAACAGACCAAAGAGCGTAAAACCTACCACAGAGGTGTCATTTTCTTTCCTCATGTTTGtctaaaacaagaacaaaaaagagaaacatcAGTGGCCCATATTGTCATTAAGAGTCTCTGGGCTAAAATGAACTGTGCCCTAGATCTGACTCAGAACTGGGAAAGAAACAGATTTTAGTTAACATTTGACCACATCATTAAAAATCATGACCATAAAGGTTGCTTTATTAAATAATGACCCTAAGGAGTTATCTTTTATCTTCTTGAATATATTCATAAAATAGAAAAGTCAAAACATACATAATATTTGGCAGACAGATATTTAAGAATTTGTTGGATGTATTTTAACTCCAGTGGCACTTTTCAATTGCACCACATAATCACCTAACATAGTCCATGGAGGTGAGAATAGGCTCTAATCTGCTACACAGCTGAGTCAGTACACTTACTTATGTCTTCAGCCTGGAAACATTGCGTAACTTGCACCACTCTAAGTCCCTTTGAAATTGATGTTGCTTCTCACATGTCGCCTCAACCATCTGAAGCAATTGACAGttaatttacatttaaaaattccaGTGGTGTTTTGTATAAACTATAATTTCTCTCTCCATTGCAATAATACAATACATTCCCCTTCTTTGCAGGATGGCTAGGCaacatgattatttttaaaattttagatcgCTATCCAGAAAAGTCTAATTTTGGAAAGTAAATTCTCTACATTATTTTGGACTGACCAAAG is from Tenrec ecaudatus isolate mTenEca1 chromosome 2, mTenEca1.hap1, whole genome shotgun sequence and encodes:
- the LOC142440303 gene encoding olfactory receptor 2AE1-like, giving the protein MRKENDTSVVGFTLFGLFPGISHIELLICTILLVYLVAITGNTILILLICIDPRLHTPMYFLLSQLSIMDISLISTTVPKMLTNFFSGASGISYIGCWSQVYFYVALGGSECILLTLMAYDRYVAICNPLRYMLIMNPKVCLQMAIVSWVGGAINSLAHTTYTMHFPRCGSREIHHFFCELPSLLKLSCEDTSAYEKVVLVMGILLLLIPFALILTSYTLIFLSVLHMRSSKGRNKAFTTCSSHLMVVLLYFGPTIFIYMLPSSFCTSEQNQGLSVFYTTLTPMLNPLIYSLRNKDVGEALKKILFKDFIIRTVAHLCGSGVILKLSIIKSANIYI